A region of the Bacteroidota bacterium genome:
AAAAGATGTACGTAGCGAAATTTTAAAAGAAGCATTGGTATTGGAAGGTAGTGTGCGCAATACAGGCGTACACGCTGCAGGTTTAATTATTGCACCAAGCGACCTTACCGATTTATTGCCTATTGCCGTAGCAAAAGATTCCAATCTTTATGTTACACAATTTGAAGGCGAGGTAATTGAAAGTGCCGGTGTAATTAAAATGGACTTCCTCGGTTTGCGGACCTTGTCAATTATTAAAACTGCATTAAATTTAATTAAACAAAATCACGGTGTTGTTATCGATATCGATACAATTCCGCTTGATGATGTACCAACTTTCGAATTATATCAGCACGGTGAAACAAACGGAACTTTCCAGTTTGAAAGTCCGGGCATGCAGAAATATTTAAAAGAACTAAAACCCGATAAATTTGAAGACCTGATTGCGATGAATGCCTTATATCGCCCGGGTCCGCTTGAATACATTCCAACCTACATCAAACGTAAACACGGTCGTGAAAAAATTGTGTACGATTTGGTTGAGATGGAAGATATATTGAAAGAAACATACGGTGTAACTGTATATCAGGAACAGGTGATGTTATTATCTCAGCGCCTCGGTAATTTTACAAAAGGTGATGCCGATACCCTGCGTAAGGCAATGGGTAAAAAGCAAAAAGATGTGCTGGATAAAATGAAATCCAAGTTTATTGCAGGCTGCGAAAAAAATAATTTCGAACCAAAAATTTGCGAAAAAATATGGACCGACTGGGAAGCATTTGCACAATACGCATTTAATAAATCGCATTCAACCTGTTATGCTTTTGTTGCATATCAAACTGCTTATTTAAAAGCACATTATCCGGCAGAATATATGAGTGCGGTATTAACGCATAACCAAGGTAATATCGATAAGGTAAGTTTCTTTATGGATGAATGTCGCCGCATAGGTGTTCCCGTTTTGCCGCCTGATGTAAATGAAAGTGCAGTAACTTTTGCCGTAAATAAACAAGGGCAAATTCGGTTTGGATTAACCGCAATAAAAGGTGTTGGCGAAGCAGCTGTAATTGAATTAATTCGTGAACGGGAAGATGGCGGCGTGTTTACCGGTTTATATGATTTAACCAGAAGGGTAAATTTGCGCAGCGTAAATAAAAAAACATTAGAGTCGTTAATTCTAGCCGGCGCATTAGATAGTTTTGGATTAAACCGTGCACAATATTTTGCTGTAGCAAAAAATGAAGCAGCAAATGTGATTGAAAATGCAATTAAATACGGAAATAATTTTACCGGAAATGTTGTTACTTCGCAAAATACATTATTTGGCGACAGCAATGATATTGAAATAACAGAACCCAAAATTCCGGAACATCCTGAGTGGAACACTATTGAAAAATTAAAAAAGGAATTTGAGGTTATTGGTATTTATTTAAGTGGACATCCGCTCGATGATTATAAAATTGAAGTGGATGCATTTAAAACATGTAATATCAATGAGCTGGAAAAATTTACGGATAAAGGTGAAGTAGTTATAGTTGGATATGTAGCATCAACTGATACCAAAATCGGTAAATCAGGCGATAAGTATACCATTTTTTCACTCGAAGATTTCAGCAGTCATATTGAATTGGGCTTGTTTAAAAACAATTATATCAAGTACAAAAACTATGTAGACCAAACCGGAAATGTGCTGTTTGTAAAAGGAAATTATCAAACCGACAGAAATGACCCTGAACGGAAACGGTTTTGGGTTTCAGATATACAGTTGTTGAGTGAGGTTAGGGAGAAGAAATCGATGAAAATTACGCTGAGTATTTCCCTTTCGTCGCTAAACAAGGAGTTTTTGAGCAGTGTTGACCAGATGATTAAGGCAAACCCCGGAAAAGACCGAATTGTGCTGAAAATTGTAGAGGAAACGGAAAATTTTGATGTGCTTTTCCGCACCCAGACCGCTTGTGTGAAGGCAGATAAGCCGGTTTTGAACACCTTGGGGAAATTTGGGGAAGTGAGTTTACGGGTGGCTGGTTAAATTTGCAGATTAAAGCGATTTTTATAGGACTGTGGAACTAATTTGCAGCCTTATTGTTCTAAATTATACAAAACGAATAAAACAATTTTATACTATGGCATTAGAATTTACCGATGCGAATTTCAAGCAGACAGTGCTTGACAGCGAAAAACTTTCAGTAATCGATTTTTGGGCAGAATGGTGCGGTCCGTGCCGTGTTGTTGGCCCTGTTATTGAAGAACTTGCAAAACAATATGACGGAAAAGTAAACATTGGAAAAGTGAATGTTGACTTCAACCCAGAAATTTCAATGATGTATGGTATCAGAAATATACCTACCATTTTGTTTGTTAAGGGTGGGCAGGTTGTAGACAAACAAGTTGGGGCTGTGCCTAAAAGCGTGTTGGATGCTAAAGTACAACAACACTTATAATTGTTAAACATACTTAATTAAAGCCTTCCTTCGTTTGACGGAAGGCTTTTTTAGTTTTATTTTGTAGCATGAACGGACAACTCATATCGCTGAAAGATCTCAGACAGGTTGAAAATCTGGAGCTTATCGCCAAACAGGTGGTGGAAGGATTTATCCTCGGATTACATAAAAGTCCGTTCCATGGTTTTTCCGTTGAGTTTGCCGAACATCGGATTTACAATCCCGGTGAAGCAACCAGGCATATCGACTGGAAAGTATTTGGCAGAACTGATAAATTATTTACCAAAAAATATGAAGAAGAAACCAACCTGCGCTGTCAGATTGTAATTGATGCTTCTTCCAGTATGTATTTTCCTGAACCGGATAAAAAATCGACAGGATTGCATGTAAATAAATTAATTTTTTCTACCATTTGTGCCAGTGCAATTATTCACCTGTTAAAATTACAGCGGGATGCAGCAGGCTTAACCATTTTTACGGATGACCTTTTAGTGCATACCAAATCGGGAAGCAGCAATGTGCATCATAAATTATTACAAACGCATTTAGAACAATTTATCGGCAAATCATCACGCGATGTAAAAACAGATGCCGGAAAATGTTTGCATTTAATTGCCGAAAATATTCATCGCAGAAGTTTGGTGGTAATTTTTAGTGATATGTTTGAAGATACTTCAAAAACAGAAGAATTGTTTTCTGCGCTGCAGCATCTGAAACATAATAAACATGAAGTGGTTGTATTTCACGTTACCGACAAACAACATGAATTAGATTTCACTTACGATAATCGCCCATATGTTTTTGTAGATATGGAAACAGGCGAAAAAGTTAAGTTGCGGAGTAATGAAGTAAAATCGTTTTACACCGAACAAATGACTGAGTACATCAAAACATTAAAACTCCGTTGTCACCAATATCATATCGATTTTGTTGAAGCAGATATGAATACGGGATTTAAAGAAGTGTTGTTACCTTATTTGGTTAAGCGACAAAAACAACGTTAATCAGGTTCAATAAAAAGGTTTGATTTACATTTTTGCTCACTGACAAATTGTCGGAAGGTGAATTTTGTGGGTATTTTTTAAAAAAGTCAGATTTTACAGATGCGTAAGCGCTTAAGATTTCAAATTATTGATAATTAAACCTTCCAGGTTTAAACCTGGAAGGTTTTAGAGAGTCTGCCAAAATTACAGTAACTAAAAATGCTAATTTTAAGTATAATATCTTTGCCAAATGCAATTAAATTTCAAATCCACAGGACAAGGTGAGCCATTAATTATTTTACATGGGTTGTTTGGTATGTTAGATAATTGGCAGACAATTGCCCGTGCGCTGGAAAATCATTTTACCTTGTATCTTGTTGATCAACGCAATCACGGTAAATCGCCGCATATGGATGAGCATAGTTATAAATTAATGGCATCCGATTTAAGGGAATTTATGTTGCAACAGGGCATTCCGCAATCCAATTTGCTGGGACATTCCATGGGTGGAAAAACAGCGATGCAATTTGCACTGGATTATCCTGAAATGGTTACAAAATTAATTGTGGTTGATATGGGTATTAAACAATATGAAGGCGGCCACGATACCATTTTTGATGCATTAAAATCAGTGGAATTAAATACCATCACCAACAGGCATGAAGCAGATGTTCAATTGTCGAAATACATAAATTCAACTGGCGTAAAACAATTTTTATTAAAAAATTTAACACGCGAGCCGGATGGTTCGTATCACTGGAAATTTAATCTGAAAGCATTATCAGATAATTATAGCAATATACTGTCTTCAATTAGCAGTGAAATTCCATTTGAAGGCGAAACATTATTTATAAGAGGTTCATTATCAGATTATATTCCGGATGCAGATTGGGAAGCTATCACAAAATTATTTCCCATGGCAA
Encoded here:
- the dnaE gene encoding DNA polymerase III subunit alpha; protein product: MPKFSHLHNHTMFSLLDGASDISRLYKKAVKDNMPALAITDHGNMFGAFQFVAEAYKHKNEDGTLKVKPIVGCEFYLVTDRHRKQFSREEKDIRYHQVLLAKNEIGYKNLVKMCSLGYMEGMYGKYPRIDRTLIEKYHEGLIATTCCLAAEVPRAIMKKSKEEAEATFKWWLDIFGEDYYIELQRHDIPDQIYVNDTLLQYAKKYNVKVIATNDAHYVDQADANAHDILLCINTGEKQATPKMKDFGDDDMMIKGKRFAFYNDQFYFKTQAEMTNLFEDVPQAIDYTNEVVDKIQLLDLKRDILLPAFPIPPEFKIHPDDVLNQWEYLKHLTFDGAKKRYGEVDAEHEERINFELFTIKTMGFAGYFLIVMDFIRAGRDMGVFVGPGRGSAAGSVVAYCIGITNIDPMKYNLLFERFLNPDRKSMPDIDTDFDDDGRQKVIDYVVEKYGKNQVAQLITYGTMAAKTSIKDVARVMDLPISESNALSKYVPERPGISLNRLIYAPLSGDGSLVDKENLSPDEMANAKTLRSILEDKKDVRSEILKEALVLEGSVRNTGVHAAGLIIAPSDLTDLLPIAVAKDSNLYVTQFEGEVIESAGVIKMDFLGLRTLSIIKTALNLIKQNHGVVIDIDTIPLDDVPTFELYQHGETNGTFQFESPGMQKYLKELKPDKFEDLIAMNALYRPGPLEYIPTYIKRKHGREKIVYDLVEMEDILKETYGVTVYQEQVMLLSQRLGNFTKGDADTLRKAMGKKQKDVLDKMKSKFIAGCEKNNFEPKICEKIWTDWEAFAQYAFNKSHSTCYAFVAYQTAYLKAHYPAEYMSAVLTHNQGNIDKVSFFMDECRRIGVPVLPPDVNESAVTFAVNKQGQIRFGLTAIKGVGEAAVIELIREREDGGVFTGLYDLTRRVNLRSVNKKTLESLILAGALDSFGLNRAQYFAVAKNEAANVIENAIKYGNNFTGNVVTSQNTLFGDSNDIEITEPKIPEHPEWNTIEKLKKEFEVIGIYLSGHPLDDYKIEVDAFKTCNINELEKFTDKGEVVIVGYVASTDTKIGKSGDKYTIFSLEDFSSHIELGLFKNNYIKYKNYVDQTGNVLFVKGNYQTDRNDPERKRFWVSDIQLLSEVREKKSMKITLSISLSSLNKEFLSSVDQMIKANPGKDRIVLKIVEETENFDVLFRTQTACVKADKPVLNTLGKFGEVSLRVAG
- the trxA gene encoding thioredoxin, coding for MALEFTDANFKQTVLDSEKLSVIDFWAEWCGPCRVVGPVIEELAKQYDGKVNIGKVNVDFNPEISMMYGIRNIPTILFVKGGQVVDKQVGAVPKSVLDAKVQQHL
- a CDS encoding DUF58 domain-containing protein, yielding MNGQLISLKDLRQVENLELIAKQVVEGFILGLHKSPFHGFSVEFAEHRIYNPGEATRHIDWKVFGRTDKLFTKKYEEETNLRCQIVIDASSSMYFPEPDKKSTGLHVNKLIFSTICASAIIHLLKLQRDAAGLTIFTDDLLVHTKSGSSNVHHKLLQTHLEQFIGKSSRDVKTDAGKCLHLIAENIHRRSLVVIFSDMFEDTSKTEELFSALQHLKHNKHEVVVFHVTDKQHELDFTYDNRPYVFVDMETGEKVKLRSNEVKSFYTEQMTEYIKTLKLRCHQYHIDFVEADMNTGFKEVLLPYLVKRQKQR
- a CDS encoding alpha/beta fold hydrolase; translation: MQLNFKSTGQGEPLIILHGLFGMLDNWQTIARALENHFTLYLVDQRNHGKSPHMDEHSYKLMASDLREFMLQQGIPQSNLLGHSMGGKTAMQFALDYPEMVTKLIVVDMGIKQYEGGHDTIFDALKSVELNTITNRHEADVQLSKYINSTGVKQFLLKNLTREPDGSYHWKFNLKALSDNYSNILSSISSEIPFEGETLFIRGSLSDYIPDADWEAITKLFPMAKLETITNAGHWVHADQPEALIAAIRQFL